The Alnus glutinosa chromosome 7, dhAlnGlut1.1, whole genome shotgun sequence genome includes a region encoding these proteins:
- the LOC133874238 gene encoding protein PHOTOPERIOD-INDEPENDENT EARLY FLOWERING 1 isoform X2, translated as MEEDEALITEEERQEELAALHNEVDLPLEELLKRYALNKVGGESSPENDEDKAEPLSRESTPEMDGDRAEPTPMREDHGNGNGNNLSAVSEIDRTNSVIATGRRSGESNGDLPVLESHLLGSETCQASDLSKVAGESSKHHVLYDFSDEQEDADFVLAAGEEKDDETTLLEEEELAKADSSNPMDEIALLQQENEIPVEELLARYKEGFNGNELTDEESDYASALSDNLVESPAHEDIELEQQAMSMDEDVETGEVAHSPAEEQQAGPHEKTEEEMESENRIADAAAAARSAQPTGNTFSTTKVRTKFPFLLKLPLREYQHIGLDWLVTMYEKRLNGILADEMGLGKTIMTIALLAHLACEKGIWGPHLIVVPTSVMLNWETEFLKWCPAFKILTYFGSAKERKYKRQGWLKQNSFHVCITTYRLVIQDSKVFKRKKWKYLILDEAHLIKNWKSQRWQTLLNFNSKRRILLTGTPLQNDLMELWSLMHFLMPHIFQSHQEFKDWFSNPISGMVDGQEKVNKEVLDRLHNVLRPFILRRLKRDVEKQLPSKHEHVIYCRLSKRQRNLYEDFIASSETQATLASANFFGMISVIMQLRKVCNHPDLFEGRPIVSSFDMGGIDIQLSSSVCSMLSPGPFSNVDLRSLGFLFTHLDFSMTSWESDEVKAIATPSSLIKERADLHNIEEIGPGFKHRKKLHGTNIFEEISKAIMEERLREAKERAAAIAWWNSLRCEKKPIYSTTLRKAVTVEHHVYDIHHLKANPLSYLYSSKLADIVLSPVERFQRMLDLVESFMFAIPAARAPAPVFWCSKSGTSVFLHPTYKQNCSEILSPLLSPTRPAIVRRQVYFPDRRLIQFDCGKLQQVAILLRKLKSEGHRALIFTQMTKMLDILEAFINLYGYTYMRLDGSTQPEERQTLMQRFNTNPKIFLFILSTRSGGVGINLVGADTVIFYDSDWNPAMDQQAQDRCHRIGQTREVHIYRLISESTIEENILKKANQKRALDDLVIQSGGYNTEFFKKLDPMELFSGHRTLQIKNLQKEKNNNNNGSEVSVSNADLEAALKYVEDEADYMALKKVEEEEAVDNQEFTEEAIGRLEDDEFANEDDPKVDEPVDQGGWITTSTKETGVILNGGNPNEDRAPAVASKEDDVDMLADVKQMAAAAAAAGQAISSFENQLRPIDRYAIRFLEFWDPIIDKAAVESQARYEETEWELDRIERYKEEMEAEIDEDEEPLVYERWDADFATEAYRQEVEALAQHQLMEELECEAKEKEAAVDDNGDSMKNEMSSDPKPKSKKKPKKAKFKSLKKGSLASELKPVKDEAPTEPMSTDDEIICHEITSSDIVSPISSVQKKRKKAESTLDGEDEKTSKKKSKKLKKPRPEKCSLDLDSNLSGVQHDEPIDSKPCESVVDIEQRPQSRSRMGGKVSITTMPVKRVLMIKPEKLKKANIWSRECVPSADFWLPQEDAILCAVVHEYGPHWSLVSETLYGMAAGGYYRGRHRHPVHCCERFRELIQRHVLSAPENPNIEKVSNTGSGKALLKVTEDNIQMLLDVAAEQPDRELLLQKHFTALLSSVWKVTARVDRRLSISSPRNGLHLGGRFFTSSVSRISQNFMQGHAERIKFTNLGESSKMLAAALHDAHYRRQDEDERVSLPNQGDDPSARTEQLEITLEFQKEMGDAVVPLPSVISLSIFGADTPSVSKDSGEDHHLKAFRNMAENRFRVSARACVEDSLGWASSVFPTNDFRSRSASKLPSLGKHKLSICDSIKPSKLKFKKTSLEHGEMPDHTAEPPPGPLPAAALKDPNIRFDLTQPIIPDVGIDNVEGILPSSIDTGLSMEMDSFEVVAHDYVPGLISGLDDYPLLPEYTDYPGA; from the exons ATGGAGGAAGACGAGGCCCTTATAACTGAAGAAGAAAGGCAAGAAGAATTGGCAGCTTTGCACAATGAAGTAGATCTTCCACTTGAGGAGCTTCTCAAACGTTATGCCTTGAACAaag TTGGCGGAGAAAGTAGTCCGGAAAATGATGAAGACAAGGCTGAGCCTCTGAGTAGAGAAAGTACTCCAGAAATGGATGGAGATAGGGCTGAACCAACACCCATGAGGGAAGATCATGGAAACG GCAATGGAAATAATCTTTCTGCTGTCAGTGAGATTGACAGAACCAACTCAGTCATAGCCACTGGTCGTCGTTCT GGTGAAAGTAATGGTGACTTACCCGTTTTAGAAAGCCATCTATTAGGAAGTGAGACATGTCAAGCTAGTGATCTGTCAAAAGTTGCTGGGGAGTCGTCCAAACATCATGTGCTATATGATTTTAGTGATGAACAG GAAGATGCTGACTTTGTTCTTGCTGCCGGGGAAGAAAAG GATGATGAGACAACCTTGTTAGAGGAGGAGGAACTGGCAAAAGCAGATTCAAGCAATCCCATGGATGAG ATTGCATTACTGCAACAGGAGAATGAAATACCTGTAGAAGAATTGCTTGCAAGGTATAAAGAG GGCTTCAATGGTAACGAACTTACAGACGAGGAATCCGACTATGCATCTGCTTTATCAGACAATCTTGTGGAATCTCCAGCCCATGAAGACATTGAACTTGAGCAGCAAGCAATGTCTATGGATGAAGATGTTGAAACTGGTGAAGTTGCGCATTCTCCTGCAGAAGAGCAACAAGCGGGACCGCATGAGAAAACAGAAGAAGAGATGGAAAGTGAGAATAGAATTGCTGATGCAGCAGCGGCTGCAAGATCAGCACAACCAACAGGGAACACCTTTTCCACAACTAAAGTGCGTACTAAGTTCCCATTTCTTCTGAAGCTTCCTCTTCGTGAGTATCAACATATTGGCTTGGATTGGCTTGTTACAATGTATGAGAAAAGACTGAATGGGATTCTAGCTGATGAAATGGGGCTCGGAAAGACAATTATGACAATCGCGCTGCTTGCACACCTAGCGTGTGAAAAGGGAATATGGGGCCCTCATCTCATTGTCGTCCCCACGAGTGTCATGCTTAATTGGGAGACTGAATTTCTGAAATGGTGTCctgcttttaaaattttgacttATTTTGGAAGTGCAAAAGAACGCAAATATAAAAGGCAAGGCTGGTTGAAACAAAACTCGTTTCATGTATGCATAACGACCTACAGACTGGTGATTCAAGATTCAAAAGTTTTCAAGCGTAAGAAGTGGAAATACTTGATCTTAGATGAGGCTCATTTGATTAAAAATTGGAAGTCACAAAGATGGCAAACTCTTTTGAACTTCAATTCAAAACGGCGTATTTTATTAACTGGGACACCTCTGCAGAATGATCTCATGGAACTCTGGTCTCTAATGCATTTTTTGATGCCCCACATCTTTCAATCTCATCAGGAATTCAAGGATTGGTTCAGTAATCCAATATCAGGAATGGTTGATGGACAAGAGAAAGTAAATAAAGAAGTTCTTGATCGTCTTCATAATGTCCTTCGTCCTTTTATACTCCGTCGGTTGAAACGAGATGTGGAGAAGCAGCTCCCCTCGAAACATGAACATGTCATTTACTGTAGACTGTCAAAAAGGCAGCGTAACTTGTATGAAGATTTTATTGCTAGCTCGGAAACACAAGCTACTCTTGCCAGTGCGAACTTTTTTGGGATGATTAGTGTTATCATGCAACTTCGCAAAGTTTGTAATCATCCTGACTTATTCGAGGGTCGTCCAATTGTCAGTTCTTTTGATATGGGTGGTATTGACATCCAATTGAGTTCTTCTGTTTGTTCAATGCTTTCACCAGGTCCATTTTCTAATGTCGACCTTAGGAGTTTGGGATTTTTATTTACTCATCTTGATTTTAGCATGACTTCTTGGGAGAGTGATGAAGTGAAAGCCATTGCTACCCCCTCAAGTTTAATCAAGGAGCGCGCTGACTTGCATAACATAGAAGAAATTGGGCCAGGATTTAAGCATCGAAAAAAGTTGCATGGAACCAATATTTTTGAAGAGATCAGTAAGGCAATCATGGAGGAGAGACTAAGAGAAGCGAAGGAACGGGCAGCAGCTATAGCATGGTGGAATTCCTTGAGGTGTGAGAAAAAACCTATATACTCAACAACACTAAGAAAAGCTGTTACCGTAGAGCATCATGTTTATGATATTCATCATCTGAAGGCCAACCCTTTGTCCTACTTGTATTCCTCGAAGCTTGCAGACATTGTCCTCTCACCAGTGGAACGCTTCCAGAGAATGTTGGACCTTGTTGAAAGCTTCATGTTTGCAATACCAGCTGCAAGGGCCCCGGCACCTGTTTTCTGGTGCAGTAAATCTGGGACTTCTGTGTTTCTGCACCCAACTTATAAGCAAAACTGTTCTGAAATATTATCACCCCTTCTATCACCTACCAGACCTGCAATTGTCCGGAGGCAAGTATATTTCCCTGACAGGCGACTTATACAATTTGACTGTGGTAAATTGCAGCAGGTTGCAATTTTGCTCAGAAAATTAAAATCAGAAGGTCATCGAGCATTAATATTCACCCAGATGACAAAGATGCTTGATATCTTGGAGGCTTTCATCAATTTGTATGGTTACACTTACATGCGTTTAGATGGATCGACTCAGCCAGAGGAGAGGCAGACCTTAATGCAACGCTTCAACACAAATCCAAAGATCTTTCTTTTCATCTTATCAACTCGTAGTGGGGGTGTTGGTATCAACCTAGTTGGGGCAGATACAGTTATTTTCTATGACAGTGACTGGAATCCTGCTATGGATCAGCAAGCTCAGGATCGATGCCACCGGATAGGACAGACACGTGAAGTTCATATTTATCGGTTAATCAGCGAGAGCACAATTGAAGAGAACATTTTAAAGAAAGCAAATCAGAAGCGTGCTCTTGATGATCTAGTTATACAAAGTGGAGGCTACAACACTGAATTCTTTAAAAAGCTAGATCCTATGGAACTTTTCTCCGGCCATAGAACACTTCAAATCAAGAATTTGCAGAAGGaaaagaacaacaacaacaatggaAGTGAGGTTTCTGTATCTAATGCGGATTTGGAGGCTGCTTTGAAATATGTAGAAGATGAAGCAGATTACATGGCATTGAAGAaagtcgaagaagaagaagctgtgGACAACCAGGAGTTTACAGAAGAAGCCATTGGGAGGTTGGAAGATGATGAATTTGCAAATGAAGATGATCCGAAGGTTGATGAGCCTGTAGATCAGGGTGGCTGGATCACAACTTCTACTAAAGAAACTGGAGTGATTTTGAACGGGGGTAATCCTAATGAAGATAGAGCTCCCGCTGTTGCTAGCAAAGAAGATGATGTTGATATGCTGGCTGATGTCAAACAAATGGCTGCGGCAGCAGCAGCCGCTGGACAAGCAATCTCATCCTTTGAGAATCAGCTACGTCCAATAGATCGATATGCAATTCGATTTCTGGAATTTTGGGATCCCATTATTGACAAGGCAGCAGTGGAATCTCAAGCTAGATATGAGGAGACAGAGTGGGAACTGGACCGCATCGAGAGGTATAAGGAGGAAATGGAAGCTGAGATTGACGAAGATGAGGAGCCCCTTGTATATGAGA GATGGGATGCTGATTTTGCAACCGAGGCATATCGACAGGAAGTTGAGGCCTTGGCTCAACACCAG TTGATGGAGGAACTGGAGTGTGAAGCTAAGGAGAAGGAAGCTGCAGTGGATGATAATGGCGACTCTATGAA GAATGAAATGTCAAGCGATCCTAAACCCAAGTCTAAAAAGAAGCCGAAGAAAGCCAAGTTCAAATCTCTGAAGAAAGGATCTTTAGCGTCTGAATTGAAACCTGTGAAGGACGAAGCACCAACAGAACCTATGTCTACAGATGATGAGATTATTTGTCATGAGATCACCTCTTCAGATATTGTTTCACCAATTTCAAGTGTGCAGAAAAAACGTAAAAAGGCTGAATCTACACTGGATGGTGAAGACGAAAAGACTTCGAAAAAGAAGTCTAAGAAACTCAAGAAGCCTCGCCCTGAAAAATGTTCTTTAGATTTAGATTCTAACTTGTCAGGTGTGCAGCATGATGAACCTATAGATTCAAAACCATGTGAGAGTGTGGTGGATATTGAACAAAGACCACAAAGCAGGAGCAGGATGGGAGGCAAAGTATCCATTACTACTATGCCGGTAAAGCGGGTTTTAATGATAAAACCAGAGAAACTAAAGAAGGCAAACATTTGGTCAAGGGAGTGTGTTCCATCTGCTGATTTTTGGTTGCCACAGGAGGACGCAATATTATGTGCTGTTGTACATGAATATGGCCCTCATTGGAGCTTGGTTAGTGAGACTTTGTATGGGATGGCTGCCGGTGGCTATTATCGGGGAAGACATCGCCATCCTGTTCATTGTTGTGAGAGGTTTAGAGAACTCATCCAGAGACATGTCTTGTCTGCACCTGAAAATCCTAATATTGAAAAGGTCAGCAATACAGGCTCTGGAAAGGCTCTTCTCAAAGTAACAGAG GATAACATTCAAATGCTTTTGGATGTCGCTGCTGAGCAGCCAGATAGAGAGCTACTCCTTCAGAAGCACTTTACTGCCCTGCTTTCTTCTGTCTGGAAGGTGACAGCACGTGTTGATCGCAGGCTAAGCATCTCATCACCTCGAAATGGTCTCCATCTTGGTGGAAGGTTCTTTACTTCTTCTGTTAGCCGGATTTCTCAGAATTTCATGCAGGGACATGCAGAAAGGATTAAATTCACTAATTTAGGAGAGAGTAGCAAGATGCTAGCAGCTGCACTCCATGATGCCCATTATAGAAGACAAGATGAGGATGAGAGAGTTTCCCTTCCCAACCAGGGCGATGACCCTTCAGCCAGAACTGAACAATTAGAGATAACACTAGAATTCCAGAAAGAAATGGGTGATGCCGTGGTTCCTTTGCCATCTGTTATAAGTTTATCAATATTTGGGGCAGATACTCCGTCTGTAAGCAAGGATTCCGGAGAAGATCATCATCTTAAGGCTTTCCGAAATATGGCTGAGAACCGTTTCAG GGTTTCTGCAAGAGCTTGTGTTGAAGATAGTCTGGGATGGGCCTCCTCTGTATTCCCAACAAATGACTTCAGGTCTAGATCAGCATCAAAGTTACCGTCGTTGGGAAAGCACAAGCTTTCAATCTGTGACTCAATAAAGCCTTCTAaattaaagttcaaaaaaaCTTCATTGGAGCATGGCGAGATGCCCGACCATACTGCTGAGCCACCGCCGGGACCCTTGCCAGCAGCTGCACTGAAGGATCCTAATATAAGATTTGACTTGACTCAACCTATCATCCCAGATGTTGGGATTGACAATGTGGAAGGTATTTTACCTTCTAGCATCGATACAGGGCTTTCAATGGAAATGGATAGTTTTGAAGTGGTGGCACATGACTATGTTCCTGGCTTAATCTCTGGCCTGGATGATTATCCATTATTGCCAGAATATACTGATTATCCAGGAGCTTGA